A genomic window from Candidatus Delongbacteria bacterium includes:
- a CDS encoding AbrB/MazE/SpoVT family DNA-binding domain-containing protein yields MVKEVAARRVGGSIGTTLPKDMAERLHIEPGDRLFAIETEGGILLTPFDPVAQKALAIAAEAAKQFRGALQELAK; encoded by the coding sequence ATGGTCAAGGAAGTTGCAGCTCGTCGGGTCGGCGGCTCCATTGGCACAACCCTGCCCAAAGACATGGCAGAGCGCCTGCACATCGAGCCAGGTGACCGCTTGTTTGCCATTGAAACAGAAGGGGGAATTCTGCTGACGCCGTTTGATCCCGTCGCCCAGAAGGCCCTCGCGATTGCGGCAGAGGCGGCAAAGCAGTTCCGCGGCGCACTGCAAGAGCTTGCCAAGTAG
- a CDS encoding transcription initiation protein gives MAKYLISFPSAAMVVPEGEWEAVGHDAHAVIEEAKAAGVYVFAGGIDEAVPPILVSADGTTATGGYPWAPALDGGFTVLELPSRAEAIAWAARLAKACRCEQELRVFGFDPQS, from the coding sequence ATGGCCAAGTACTTGATCTCCTTTCCCAGCGCGGCAATGGTTGTGCCCGAAGGCGAATGGGAAGCGGTGGGTCACGACGCACATGCGGTGATTGAAGAGGCGAAAGCCGCCGGGGTGTACGTCTTCGCCGGCGGAATTGATGAAGCGGTGCCGCCCATTCTCGTCTCGGCTGACGGGACAACGGCAACGGGCGGCTATCCTTGGGCGCCCGCGCTGGACGGCGGCTTTACCGTGTTGGAACTGCCGTCGCGCGCGGAGGCCATCGCGTGGGCGGCGCGCCTTGCCAAGGCCTGTCGCTGCGAGCAGGAACTGCGAGTCTTCGGGTTCGACCCGCAGTCCTGA